GCCGTACTTCGCCGGGTCCTTTGCCACATCCGCGAAACGCGCATGCAGATCCAGCTTCGTGAGGGTGAGTCCCGGATTCGCCTTCTGCAGGCGCGCGATGGCCGCATCCATCTCGGTGTTGTGCGCCTGCACCGCACGCGTGATGGCTGCAAGATACACGCCGGACACCTCCACACCAAAGGGCTTCGCACGCATCGCCACGGAGGGTGCCTGCGCCACATCGAAGAGGTCACCCCACATCACGTGCCGCACGCCCGCACCCGCGAGCGCCTGGATTTGGGACTCCGTGCTCTTCGCCACGGCCACACCCACCGCATCCAGCTTGGCCCACTTCGTCGCAATCTGGTCGAGGCCGATGGAGGCGAGCATGAGGTCATTCGTGCCGATGACAATCACGTGCAGCGCATTCTTCTTCACCCCATCCTTGTTGAAAGCGGGATTGAGATAACGCTTCGAGACCTGCTGCGTGAGATGCTGGCCACGGTTGCGATCCTTGTTCATCGCCGCAGTGGCCTCCGTGGTCGCGCCGCCCACGGCATAGTTCGTGCCGCCGTAGTAGTAGGACATGCCCGAGGGCTTGAAGTCCGGGACATTCAGCAACCCGGGACCCGCGAGTACCTTCACCCAGTTCTCGCGGAATTTGATGTCCGGCTTCCTCGTTTCCACCGAGCGATTTCCCATGTCCGAGAGACTGTCGCCGAAGGTCACCAGTCCATCGATGGCCTGCGCCGTGCAGGTTTCAGCGAGGGCAAGCTGGAAGCAGAAGGCGAGAGCGAGCAGGGCGGAAAGTCGACGCATGGGGTGGGGGAATGGAAAGGGCCGGAGTGGATACGCTAGAGGAGGCTGGCGCGCCACACTTCCCTAGACGACGCCGTCCCGCGCTTGGTTACAAGGATGCGTTTGGCCCCGGCGCAGGCCTGTGTCATCATGCACCATGTCCTCGGAGCGCACCCCACTCATCTTCACCCTCGCTGCGGTGGCCGGCGTGCTGGTGGTAGCGCTGGTGGGTTGGCTGTTCGACCGCACCCTCATGAACCCGGCATCACGAATCCCCGAGCGCTTCGCTCGTGAACTGCCTCCCGCGTGCCGGCAGATCATGCTGGTGGTCTCGCCGCATGAGACTTCCATCACGGCGAAGTTGTGGCTCATGGAGCGCAGGGACGAGGGCGGCTCATGGAGACTTCATCGTGGCCCCATCGATGTGACCCTGGGTCGCAATGGCCTCGCGTGGGGCATCGGTGAGCACTCGGATCCGCCACCGGAAGGTTTCCGCATCAAGCATGAAGGAGACGGGTGCAGCCCCGCAGGCATCTTCCGTATTCCCTTTGCCTTCGGTCTCGCTTCGCCAGAGGCGGCCGCACACTTGCGCCTGCCCTATACATTCCTCTCACCAGATATCTTCGGCATCGAGGACCCCAACTCCCGCTACTACAACCAGGTGGTGGATGTGACCAAGGTCCAGCGCGACTGGCCGGACAATGAACACCTGCCCATGCGGCGCTACACTTCGTTGTATTATTGGGGCGCTTTCGTCGAGCACAATCCCCAGCGCATCCCCGGTGCCGGCTCCTGCATCTTCCTCCATCGCTGGCCCGGTCCCGGTGAATCCACCGCAGGCTGCACCGGAATGACCGAGCAGGACCTCGGCGACGTGCTCACATGGCTGGACCCCGCCCTGGAACCCCGCCTCGTACAGTGCGTGGAGGGATGGTGAATCGTCGCGCTCTTTCGCTGCTCAAATCTCCCCACGCGTCGGCCTTGGATGACCGGTGAGCAAATCATACGTCACTTCCGCCACGGAACCGCGCAGGTCAAACGTCTGCCCGTCTGCCATGGCGATGGACAGGGTGAAGATGTCGTCGTCGCTGGGCGGATTGTTGAACTCGATTTCTTCGTCGCCATCCTCGGAAGGAACGGGCGCATACCCCGCCGTCAGGGAGACAATCTGTGAGCTCTGGATGTAGACGTGCGGATTGCCGTCGATGGAAATGGGAATGAACTCGGCCATAAGGAGAAAGCGGGTGTTACTCCCTTCCTTACCCACTCGCCGTAACCGAAGCAAGCCAAGATGCAGACACACCGATGCATTTCACAAAACCCACCGGCCTCATTCCTGAAAACTTAAATCTTAAAACTGAAAACTCGCCTACTTCAGCGCCTTCGCCCACTCCTCCTCCTTGAAGCCCACCAGGTACACCCCCGCATCCTTGTCGAGCGCGAAGGGCCGCTTCACCAGATTGCCGTGCTCAGAGAGCAGCTTCAGCGCATCCGCTTCACTCATGTCCGCAAGCTTGTCCTTGATGCCCATGGCGCGGTAGTCCTGGCCGGAGGTATTGAAGAGCGGCTTGAGATCACCACGCGCTTTCAGCATGGCCTTGAGCTCAGCCACGGAAGGTGGCGTTTCACGGATGGGCTTCTCATCAAAGGAAATGCCCTGTGCCTTCAGCCATTTGGTGGCGGACTTGCACGTGGAGCAGCCTGCATAGGTATACACTTTGAGCATGCTTCACTGATACGGAATGTGGCCGAAGGCTCAAGTACGATGTCCCACTGAAGAATGGCGTCCGTGTGGCGTACCTGTCCCTCCTCACCGCACGCATGAAACGCCACCTGCTATCGCTATTCGGCATCCTCATCGCACATGCTTCGCAAGCCGCGCCACCTGCGGAACCCGCCAATGCACCGCAGGAAGAACAGGCGCAGGCAGCCACACGAGCCAAGTATCCCCTGGTGCCGCGCCTCACGCAGGACGAGTATGAAGCCACACTCCGGCATTGGCGCACCAAGCACCCAAAGACATTCACGTTTCAAAAGCGCGACGAGTCACCGGAGGGATTTCCCATTTACCTCGCCAAGGTGACTGATATGAGCGTGCCGGATGTGGACAAGCAAGTATGCCTGGTCACCGCGCTGCACTCCGGTCCGGAGCACAGTGGTGCCACCGCCTGCCTTGCCCTCATGGAATGGTTGCTCGGCGATTCGCCTGAGGCAGCCGAGACGCGCCGCCGCCAGATTGTGCTCTTCATGCCGGTCATCAATCCCATGGCGATGTTTCACACGGACCGCTTCCGGAACTCGAAAGGAGTAGACCCCTATACTTCTCTTGGACCGCTGGGGAAGAGCCTGGATGTGCGCCACCTGATGCTGATGAATGAGGTGTCCGCCCCGGAGATAGGGGCGGTGCTCTCGGTGATGGATGAGTATCAGCCGGAGGTGCACGCCGATTTGCACGGCATTGGACTGCAGGAGTACGCGCCGGAGCAGCTCGGCCAGCGACGTCTGTATCAGGGCCAGATGATGACGGAGGTGACTGGATCCGCCTACTCAAACTTCACGCTCCGTCCCTGGGACTGGCGGGTGACGGAGGCGATGATCACTGCCGGCCGCGAGGCAGGATTTCCTTCGGACCGTTTCGAGGCAGATGCGCAACGCTCTTTCTCGGGTCCTGAGGTGGCGGCACAGGCGGGCAGATTGTGGAGTGGACAGCCGCTCTTTTACACATCGCAGTACGGCTACTTCAAATATCACACCATGATACTGGCCATGGAGGTCGCGTGGGAGGAAAGCGCGGTGGCGCGCATGCGTGGTCTCTTGCGGTTGGGAAACAAGACGTGGGAAGACGAACGCGCACCCGGCTATCCCGTGCAGCGCATGAAGTCTCTGGTCGGGCATTTCATCACCACGTGGGGGCGCAATGCCACGGAGCGACGAGCCAGTCGCGCGGAGCTATGGCCTGCGCAGGAGCACGCGGGCATGGGATTCTTGTACCCGGAAACATGGGGACGCACCACGCTGGTCTGCGCGACTTCTCCTGAGGCGAAGAAGGCGTTGCAAGGGGACTACAAGACTCTCCCGTCACGCATCGCGCCTCTCATTGGCACGGAGCAGGCGGCAGCGCTGGAAACATTCCTCAGCAGCGGACCGGAGATCAAGGTGGCGCTCGATGCCGCCATGACGAAGCAGAGTGCTGAGCCCATTCCAGAGCTGAAGCACGGCATCGGCTTCCGTCTACGCCTTCCCACCTTGAAGCCCGGTAAGCTCGATGTCCGGTTGAATGGCGTGGCCTTGTCTGAAAGCTCCGAGGACGGTTATGAAGCCTGGTCCGCAGATGGATGGACCCAGGTCCAGGTCCAGGTGCCACCTGCAAAGGCGGCGGCAAGCAGCCTCTACTTCATCACCTGTGCCTATCAGCCCGAGGAGAAGCGGGTCACGGGCTGGCTGCCTCCCAAGGAAGTGCGCGAAGACCTGAAGAGCGATGTCGCGCACGAACTCCTGCCAAATCTCACTGAGGTCCCCTATGGTGCGCACTTCCGTCAGACACTGGACCTGTGGCAGACAAAGTCACAGAAGCCAGCACCTCTCGTGCTCTACATCCACGGTGGTGGTTGGAATGCGGGTGACAAAAACGATATCCACCGGCACCTGGATGTAAAACGCCTGCTGGATACGGGCATCTCCGTGGCTTCCGTGAACTATCGATTCATTCGTGATGCTCAGGCGGAAAGCGCGCCTCCTCCGGTGCAGCAGCCTGTGCACCCCCCGGTGCAGTGGCCACTGCAAGACGCTGCCCGTGCACTCCAGCTTCTTAGAAGCAGGGCAGGGGAGTGGGGACTCGATCCACGGCGCATCGGCGCTACCGGTGTATCCGCTGGAGGCTGCACCGCCTTGTGGCTGGGCCTGCATGATGACCTGGCGAAGTCCGACCCGAAGGATGCCATCGCCCGCGAGTCCACACGCTTGAGCGCTGTCGCGGTGAAGGCGGCGCAGACCACGCTGGATCCACAGCTCATGCTGGAGTGGATGCCCGGCAGCAACTATGGCGGCCATGCCTTCGGCCTGCAGAAGAAAGGCATGTCGCGTCCCGATGCCTTTCCACCCTTCCTCAAAGCCCGCACCGAATTGCAGCCACTCATTGATGAATACTCACCCCTGCATCATCTCAGTACTGGGGACCCTCCTTTGCTGTTGTACTATCCCCGGCAGGCTGAGATTGGCGCCATGGAAAAGGGAAGCCCGCAGAGTGACCCCGCGCACTCCGCCCTCTTCGGTGCACTCATGGTGGAGCCCGCGAAAGCCGCCGGCGTCCCCTTGCACCTTCTCTATCCTGGAGGTCCGAAGACGGAAGATGATTCCATGGAAGCTTTTCTCATCCGGCACCTGACACCTCGTTGAGCGAAACAGCTATTCCACCACCAGCGCCATCTTCCCAATGGTCGTGCCGCTTTCCTGCCGCTGGTGCGCCCTGCGCAGGTTCTCCGCCGTCAGCGGGCCAAGCGTCTCGCGATGCGTCGTGGTGAGAATGCCCTGGTCCATCAGCACCGCCACACGAGTCAGCAGGCGATGCTGCTCCTCCATGTCGGCTGTCTTGTACATGGGGCGGGCGAACATGAATTCCCAGTGG
The Roseimicrobium gellanilyticum DNA segment above includes these coding regions:
- a CDS encoding SGNH/GDSL hydrolase family protein, yielding MRRLSALLALAFCFQLALAETCTAQAIDGLVTFGDSLSDMGNRSVETRKPDIKFRENWVKVLAGPGLLNVPDFKPSGMSYYYGGTNYAVGGATTEATAAMNKDRNRGQHLTQQVSKRYLNPAFNKDGVKKNALHVIVIGTNDLMLASIGLDQIATKWAKLDAVGVAVAKSTESQIQALAGAGVRHVMWGDLFDVAQAPSVAMRAKPFGVEVSGVYLAAITRAVQAHNTEMDAAIARLQKANPGLTLTKLDLHARFADVAKDPAKYGFVEVTKGANDDKHLFSADGLHPTTQAHKMLAQYAYEVLMKPVAQSAQ
- a CDS encoding L,D-transpeptidase family protein produces the protein MSSERTPLIFTLAAVAGVLVVALVGWLFDRTLMNPASRIPERFARELPPACRQIMLVVSPHETSITAKLWLMERRDEGGSWRLHRGPIDVTLGRNGLAWGIGEHSDPPPEGFRIKHEGDGCSPAGIFRIPFAFGLASPEAAAHLRLPYTFLSPDIFGIEDPNSRYYNQVVDVTKVQRDWPDNEHLPMRRYTSLYYWGAFVEHNPQRIPGAGSCIFLHRWPGPGESTAGCTGMTEQDLGDVLTWLDPALEPRLVQCVEGW
- a CDS encoding arsenate reductase family protein, giving the protein MLKVYTYAGCSTCKSATKWLKAQGISFDEKPIRETPPSVAELKAMLKARGDLKPLFNTSGQDYRAMGIKDKLADMSEADALKLLSEHGNLVKRPFALDKDAGVYLVGFKEEEWAKALK
- a CDS encoding alpha/beta hydrolase fold domain-containing protein, producing the protein MKRHLLSLFGILIAHASQAAPPAEPANAPQEEQAQAATRAKYPLVPRLTQDEYEATLRHWRTKHPKTFTFQKRDESPEGFPIYLAKVTDMSVPDVDKQVCLVTALHSGPEHSGATACLALMEWLLGDSPEAAETRRRQIVLFMPVINPMAMFHTDRFRNSKGVDPYTSLGPLGKSLDVRHLMLMNEVSAPEIGAVLSVMDEYQPEVHADLHGIGLQEYAPEQLGQRRLYQGQMMTEVTGSAYSNFTLRPWDWRVTEAMITAGREAGFPSDRFEADAQRSFSGPEVAAQAGRLWSGQPLFYTSQYGYFKYHTMILAMEVAWEESAVARMRGLLRLGNKTWEDERAPGYPVQRMKSLVGHFITTWGRNATERRASRAELWPAQEHAGMGFLYPETWGRTTLVCATSPEAKKALQGDYKTLPSRIAPLIGTEQAAALETFLSSGPEIKVALDAAMTKQSAEPIPELKHGIGFRLRLPTLKPGKLDVRLNGVALSESSEDGYEAWSADGWTQVQVQVPPAKAAASSLYFITCAYQPEEKRVTGWLPPKEVREDLKSDVAHELLPNLTEVPYGAHFRQTLDLWQTKSQKPAPLVLYIHGGGWNAGDKNDIHRHLDVKRLLDTGISVASVNYRFIRDAQAESAPPPVQQPVHPPVQWPLQDAARALQLLRSRAGEWGLDPRRIGATGVSAGGCTALWLGLHDDLAKSDPKDAIARESTRLSAVAVKAAQTTLDPQLMLEWMPGSNYGGHAFGLQKKGMSRPDAFPPFLKARTELQPLIDEYSPLHHLSTGDPPLLLYYPRQAEIGAMEKGSPQSDPAHSALFGALMVEPAKAAGVPLHLLYPGGPKTEDDSMEAFLIRHLTPR